Proteins co-encoded in one Montipora capricornis isolate CH-2021 chromosome 12, ASM3666992v2, whole genome shotgun sequence genomic window:
- the LOC138027788 gene encoding uncharacterized protein → MIDDASGSLELTGRSNICSTSLSFPLGGASSSLPLLGVDTCGSTSRPLLNTEDVNSKSKEQILSTMKPKNYIPLRISVRREDIFEDSIAFFKKRDYDINKPVVVCFEGEAAVDGGSTSLYFSSLFFHHAHNSSCFEGFILQPLHNTDALRASMFKVAGRMIHVAANIVNGGPSFAATCHQQYTSI, encoded by the exons ATGATTGATGATGCTTCTGGCAGCCTTGAATTGACTGGTAGAAGTAATATTTGCAGCACTAGCCTTAGCTTCCCACTTGGTGGTGCTTCTAGCAGCCTCCCTTTGTTAGGTGTTGATACCTGTGGTTCTACTAGCAGACCATTATTAAACACAGAAG ATGTGAATTCCAAGAGCAAGGAACAGATCTTATCAACCATGAAGCCTAAGAACTATATTCCACTCAGAATCAGTGTTAGACGAGAAGACATATTTGAAGACAGCATAGCCTTTTTCAAGAAAAGGGATTATGACATCAACAAACCTGTTGTTGTCTGTTTTGAGGGTGAAGCAGCAGTCGATGGTGGAAGTACTTCACTCTACTTCTCAAGTCTATTCTTTCACCATGCACACAATTCAAGTTGTTTTGAAGGTTTTATTTTGCAACCACTGCACAACACAGATGCCTTGAGAGCAAGCATGTTTAAAGTGGCTGGTAGAATGATACATGTAGCTGCAAACATAGTCAATGGTGGACCATCCTTCGCGGCTACCTGTCACCAGCAGTATACAAGTATTTGA